Proteins co-encoded in one Malus domestica chromosome 09, GDT2T_hap1 genomic window:
- the LOC103444280 gene encoding WRKY transcription factor 23: MDVKKDVVKREDNNMNGGGGGCGFSTSPFASMFDFCEGEKSSSLGFMELLGAGVGQDYCPTSLFDYLPQTPSTVLPSLVSTMGGKDQFSADYSSLNQQPATPNSSSISSESSEAVNEEHTDHKAAADQEENNEEEEHDEQKNTKKELKAKKASQKRQREPRFAFMTKSEVDHLEDGYRWRKYGQKAVKNSPFPRSYYRCTSASCNVKKRVERSFDDPSIVVTTYEGQHTHPSPLLPRPTLTSASSDASASPFAPNNFAMPLIPTRTLFPHHYQQVEPFADNSSPPSSAPFNFGNYHVNGSSSSLTNATSTTTGLVHPERRFCSPATGSALLADHGLLQDIVPSHMLKQEQ, translated from the exons ATGGATGTGAAGAAGGATGTTGTGAAGAGGGAGGACAACAATATgaatggaggaggaggaggatgcgGATTTTCCACATCACCATTTGCAAGCATGTTTGATTTCTGTGAAGGAGAAAAGAGTTCATCTTTAGGGTTTATGGAGCTTTTGGGGGCTGGGGTTGGACAGGACTATTGTCCCACTTCCCTGTTTGATTATTTGCCGCAAACACCATCTACGGTCCTGCCTTCATTAGTTTCCACAATGGGAGGAAAAGACCAGTTCTCTGCTGACTACTCCTCTTTGAATCAGCAGCCTGCAACACCAAACTCTTCGTCGATTTCGTCGGAATCAAGCGAGGCAGTGAACGAAGAACACACTGATCATAAAGCTGCCGCAGACCAAGAGGAAaataatgaagaagaagaacatgATGAGCAAAAAAATACCAAGAAAGA GTTGAAAGCCAAGAAGGCGAGTCAGAAGAGGCAGAGAGAGCCCAGATTTGCATTCATGACAAAGAGCGAAGTTGATCATCTGGAAGATGGCTACAGATGGAGAAAGTACGGCCAGAAAGCTGTCAAAAATAGCCCCTTTCCCAG GAGTTACTATCGGTGCACAAGTGCATCATGTAACGTGAAGAAACGAGTGGAGCGATCTTTCGACGATCCGAGCATTGTTGTGACTACTTATGAAGGCCAACACACTCATCCGAGCCCACTCTTGCCTCGCCCAACTCTCACTTCAGCTTCTTCTGATGCTTCTGCTTCTCCTTTTGCACCTAATAATTTTGCCATGCCATTAATCCCCACAAGAACCCTATTTCCTCATCACTATCAACAAGTAGAGCCGTTTGCAGATAACTCCTCTCCGCCTTCATCAGCACCTTTTAATTTTGGTAATTATCATGTGAACGGCTCTTCGTCGTCTCTAACAAATGCTACTAGTACTACCACCGGCCTTGTTCATCCCGAAAGGCGGTTTTGCTCTCCGGCAACCGGTTCTGCTTTGTTAGCTGACCATGGCCTTCTTCAAGACATAGTCCCCTCTCATATGCTTAAGCAAGAGCAGTAG
- the LOC103444279 gene encoding flowering time control protein FCA isoform X1, giving the protein MTVKYADGELERLETLGKVYVNGLNKEASWKEVEDIFSPYGLVLDVYILRDELRQSRGCGFVKFSQIDMALAAIKALNGTFIMRGCAQPLLVRFADPKKPKGIDSRGNFGFSSGNIGPHSQEPFRLVSDHGDPMGGHNFHSAPYPVQQTSNPPIPQLANPEPLASIVMPPPQLCRMPLQQTQNTQRSSQTSQVEANETQKQHLTQPSGQIIGQQQSSQTVASNSTSPALASSHETAVPLECDWSEHTCPDGYKYYYNCETCESIWDKPEEFALFEKQLQTQTQTQPQNSSHHLQSTSVLSIQQSDQAQVEIQTHAFHQTLQLQKPSLSSTELDHLQIQPQTSPLVGPT; this is encoded by the exons ATGACAGTTAAATATGCCGATGGGGAATTGGAACGCCTTG AGACACTTGGTAAAGTGTATGTTAATGGCCTTAACAAGGAAGCTTCGTGGAAAGAAGTTGAGGAT ATATTTTCACCATACGGTCTTGTTTTAGATGTCTACATTTTGCGTGATGAGCTGAGGCAGAGTCGAG ggtGTGGATTTGTAAAGTTTTCCCAGATAGATATGGCTCTGGCAGCAATCAAAGCATTAAATGGAACCTTCATTATGAGA GGTTGTGCTCAGCCGCTTCTTGTTCGTTTTGCGGATCCTAAGAAACCAAAGGGAATAGATTCAAG GGGAAATTTTGGATTTAGCAGCGGGAACATTGGACCCCACTCTCAAGAACCATTTAG GCTAGTATCTGATCATGGTGATCCCATGGGAGGGCATAATTTTCATAGTGCACCGTATCCTGTTCAGCAAACTTCAAACCCACCTATTCCCCAATTGGCAAACCCAGAACCCCTAGCTTCCATTGTCATGCCACCACCACAGTTGTGTAGGATGCCTTTACAACAGACACAGAATACACAGAGATCTTCTCAGACTTCTCAAGTAGAAGCTAATGAGACCCAGAAGCAGCATCTGACACAGCCATCTGGGCAAATTATTGGGCAGCAGCAAAGTTCTCAG ACAGTTGCTAGCAATTCTACCTCACCTGCATTGGCTTCAAGTCATGAAACTGCAGTTCCTCTAGAGTGTGACTGGAGTGAACATACCTGCCCTGATGGATACAAGTATTACTACAATTGTGAAACTTGTGAAAGCATA TGGGACAAACCTGAGGAGTTTGCTTTGTTTGAGAAACAATTACAGACGCAGACACAGACACAGCCGCAAAATTCCTCTCACCATCTTCAATCTACATCGGTTCTTTCTATACAACAAAGTGATCAAGCACAGGTAGAGATTCAGACACATGCCTTCCATCAGACACTCCAACTTCAGAAACCTTCCTTGTCTTCAACG GAACTTGATCATTTGCAAATCCAGCCACAAACAAGTCCTCTAGTTGGCCCAACCTGA
- the LOC103444279 gene encoding flowering time control protein FCA isoform X2 has product MTVKYADGELERLETLGKVYVNGLNKEASWKEVEDIFSPYGLVLDVYILRDELRQSRGCGFVKFSQIDMALAAIKALNGTFIMRGCAQPLLVRFADPKKPKGIDSSGNIGPHSQEPFRLVSDHGDPMGGHNFHSAPYPVQQTSNPPIPQLANPEPLASIVMPPPQLCRMPLQQTQNTQRSSQTSQVEANETQKQHLTQPSGQIIGQQQSSQTVASNSTSPALASSHETAVPLECDWSEHTCPDGYKYYYNCETCESIWDKPEEFALFEKQLQTQTQTQPQNSSHHLQSTSVLSIQQSDQAQVEIQTHAFHQTLQLQKPSLSSTELDHLQIQPQTSPLVGPT; this is encoded by the exons ATGACAGTTAAATATGCCGATGGGGAATTGGAACGCCTTG AGACACTTGGTAAAGTGTATGTTAATGGCCTTAACAAGGAAGCTTCGTGGAAAGAAGTTGAGGAT ATATTTTCACCATACGGTCTTGTTTTAGATGTCTACATTTTGCGTGATGAGCTGAGGCAGAGTCGAG ggtGTGGATTTGTAAAGTTTTCCCAGATAGATATGGCTCTGGCAGCAATCAAAGCATTAAATGGAACCTTCATTATGAGA GGTTGTGCTCAGCCGCTTCTTGTTCGTTTTGCGGATCCTAAGAAACCAAAGGGAATAGATTCAAG CGGGAACATTGGACCCCACTCTCAAGAACCATTTAG GCTAGTATCTGATCATGGTGATCCCATGGGAGGGCATAATTTTCATAGTGCACCGTATCCTGTTCAGCAAACTTCAAACCCACCTATTCCCCAATTGGCAAACCCAGAACCCCTAGCTTCCATTGTCATGCCACCACCACAGTTGTGTAGGATGCCTTTACAACAGACACAGAATACACAGAGATCTTCTCAGACTTCTCAAGTAGAAGCTAATGAGACCCAGAAGCAGCATCTGACACAGCCATCTGGGCAAATTATTGGGCAGCAGCAAAGTTCTCAG ACAGTTGCTAGCAATTCTACCTCACCTGCATTGGCTTCAAGTCATGAAACTGCAGTTCCTCTAGAGTGTGACTGGAGTGAACATACCTGCCCTGATGGATACAAGTATTACTACAATTGTGAAACTTGTGAAAGCATA TGGGACAAACCTGAGGAGTTTGCTTTGTTTGAGAAACAATTACAGACGCAGACACAGACACAGCCGCAAAATTCCTCTCACCATCTTCAATCTACATCGGTTCTTTCTATACAACAAAGTGATCAAGCACAGGTAGAGATTCAGACACATGCCTTCCATCAGACACTCCAACTTCAGAAACCTTCCTTGTCTTCAACG GAACTTGATCATTTGCAAATCCAGCCACAAACAAGTCCTCTAGTTGGCCCAACCTGA
- the LOC103444279 gene encoding flowering time control protein FCA isoform X3, which yields MTVKYADGELERLETLGKVYVNGLNKEASWKEVEDIFSPYGLVLDVYILRDELRQSRGCGFVKFSQIDMALAAIKALNGTFIMRGCAQPLLVRFADPKKPKGIDSRGNFGFSSGNIGPHSQEPFRLVSDHGDPMGGHNFHSAPYPVQQTSNPPIPQLANPEPLASIVMPPPQLCRMPLQQTQNTQRSSQTSQVEANETQKQHLTQPSGQIIGQQQSSQTVASNSTSPALASSHETAVPLECDWSEHTCPDGYKYYYNCETCESIWDKPEEFALFEKQLQTQTQTQPQNSSHHLQSTSVLSIQQSDQAQELDHLQIQPQTSPLVGPT from the exons ATGACAGTTAAATATGCCGATGGGGAATTGGAACGCCTTG AGACACTTGGTAAAGTGTATGTTAATGGCCTTAACAAGGAAGCTTCGTGGAAAGAAGTTGAGGAT ATATTTTCACCATACGGTCTTGTTTTAGATGTCTACATTTTGCGTGATGAGCTGAGGCAGAGTCGAG ggtGTGGATTTGTAAAGTTTTCCCAGATAGATATGGCTCTGGCAGCAATCAAAGCATTAAATGGAACCTTCATTATGAGA GGTTGTGCTCAGCCGCTTCTTGTTCGTTTTGCGGATCCTAAGAAACCAAAGGGAATAGATTCAAG GGGAAATTTTGGATTTAGCAGCGGGAACATTGGACCCCACTCTCAAGAACCATTTAG GCTAGTATCTGATCATGGTGATCCCATGGGAGGGCATAATTTTCATAGTGCACCGTATCCTGTTCAGCAAACTTCAAACCCACCTATTCCCCAATTGGCAAACCCAGAACCCCTAGCTTCCATTGTCATGCCACCACCACAGTTGTGTAGGATGCCTTTACAACAGACACAGAATACACAGAGATCTTCTCAGACTTCTCAAGTAGAAGCTAATGAGACCCAGAAGCAGCATCTGACACAGCCATCTGGGCAAATTATTGGGCAGCAGCAAAGTTCTCAG ACAGTTGCTAGCAATTCTACCTCACCTGCATTGGCTTCAAGTCATGAAACTGCAGTTCCTCTAGAGTGTGACTGGAGTGAACATACCTGCCCTGATGGATACAAGTATTACTACAATTGTGAAACTTGTGAAAGCATA TGGGACAAACCTGAGGAGTTTGCTTTGTTTGAGAAACAATTACAGACGCAGACACAGACACAGCCGCAAAATTCCTCTCACCATCTTCAATCTACATCGGTTCTTTCTATACAACAAAGTGATCAAGCACAG GAACTTGATCATTTGCAAATCCAGCCACAAACAAGTCCTCTAGTTGGCCCAACCTGA
- the LOC103444279 gene encoding flowering time control protein FCA isoform X4, with translation MSWVLFDITISEAILIWCGFVKFSQIDMALAAIKALNGTFIMRGCAQPLLVRFADPKKPKGIDSRGNFGFSSGNIGPHSQEPFRLVSDHGDPMGGHNFHSAPYPVQQTSNPPIPQLANPEPLASIVMPPPQLCRMPLQQTQNTQRSSQTSQVEANETQKQHLTQPSGQIIGQQQSSQTVASNSTSPALASSHETAVPLECDWSEHTCPDGYKYYYNCETCESIWDKPEEFALFEKQLQTQTQTQPQNSSHHLQSTSVLSIQQSDQAQVEIQTHAFHQTLQLQKPSLSSTELDHLQIQPQTSPLVGPT, from the exons ATGTCCTGGGTTCTGTTTGACATCACAATAAGTGAAGCCATTCTGATTT ggtGTGGATTTGTAAAGTTTTCCCAGATAGATATGGCTCTGGCAGCAATCAAAGCATTAAATGGAACCTTCATTATGAGA GGTTGTGCTCAGCCGCTTCTTGTTCGTTTTGCGGATCCTAAGAAACCAAAGGGAATAGATTCAAG GGGAAATTTTGGATTTAGCAGCGGGAACATTGGACCCCACTCTCAAGAACCATTTAG GCTAGTATCTGATCATGGTGATCCCATGGGAGGGCATAATTTTCATAGTGCACCGTATCCTGTTCAGCAAACTTCAAACCCACCTATTCCCCAATTGGCAAACCCAGAACCCCTAGCTTCCATTGTCATGCCACCACCACAGTTGTGTAGGATGCCTTTACAACAGACACAGAATACACAGAGATCTTCTCAGACTTCTCAAGTAGAAGCTAATGAGACCCAGAAGCAGCATCTGACACAGCCATCTGGGCAAATTATTGGGCAGCAGCAAAGTTCTCAG ACAGTTGCTAGCAATTCTACCTCACCTGCATTGGCTTCAAGTCATGAAACTGCAGTTCCTCTAGAGTGTGACTGGAGTGAACATACCTGCCCTGATGGATACAAGTATTACTACAATTGTGAAACTTGTGAAAGCATA TGGGACAAACCTGAGGAGTTTGCTTTGTTTGAGAAACAATTACAGACGCAGACACAGACACAGCCGCAAAATTCCTCTCACCATCTTCAATCTACATCGGTTCTTTCTATACAACAAAGTGATCAAGCACAGGTAGAGATTCAGACACATGCCTTCCATCAGACACTCCAACTTCAGAAACCTTCCTTGTCTTCAACG GAACTTGATCATTTGCAAATCCAGCCACAAACAAGTCCTCTAGTTGGCCCAACCTGA
- the LOC103444283 gene encoding uncharacterized protein isoform X2 yields the protein METRPDPDIDDDFSELYKEYTGPPGSNATNTQDRAKPNKRSLAGSDEEEEARDPNAVPTDFTSREAKVWEAKSKATERNWKKRKEEEMICKICGEPGHFTQGCPSTLGASRKSQDFFERVPAREKHVRSLFTEKVINRIEMDIGCYIKMDEKFIIVGGKDRLVLRRGVDAVHKVIKEEGEQRDGSGSQVTRSRSPERSPVVARLQRSESQRSHSGPRNGSHFQQRFHRKDKFVEDRIRHEMQKFSRGPPQAYGNNGARGRPSRSNSPACAPYMGNSYNSYDGHNQSMSAYRNDGWNSDKKGSDMQSGRQFDYSAIPQTLEELEMEYKREAMELGRIRDKEEDEENYRHREVYSCLVYLQLP from the exons ATGGAAACGAGACCGGACCCAGATATCGATGATGACTTTAGCGAACTATACAAGGAGTACACTGGCCCTCCTGGTTCAAATGCCACAAACACACAAGATAGggcaaaaccaaacaaaaggtCTCTTGCCGGGTCTGATGAGGAAGAGGAAGCTCGTGACCCCAACGCTGTCCCAACCGATTTTACCAGCCGAGAAGCTAAGGTGTGGGAGGCCAAGTCAAAAGCTACTGAGAGGAattggaagaagaggaaggaagaggaaatgaTTTGCAAAATCTGCGGGGAACCAGGTCACTTTACTCAG GGTTGCCCATCTACCCTTGGTGCAAGTCGCAAGTCTCAAGATTTCTTTGAAAGGGTTCCTGCTAGAGAAAAGCATGTAAGGTCCCTTTTCACTGAGAAAGTGATAAACAGGATTGAAATGGATATTGGATGCTATATTAAGATGGATGAGAAATTTATCATTGTCGGTGGCAAGGATAGGTTAGTATTAAGAAGGGGTGTGGATGCTGTGCATAAAGTGATTAAAGAGGAAGGCGAACAAAGGGATGGTTCTGGTTCTCAAGTGACTAGATCAAGGTCACCTGAACGAAGCCCTGTTGTTGCACGGTTACAACGTTCTGAATCCCAGAGGTCTCATTCTGGTCCCCGGAACGGGTCGCATTTTCAACAAAGGTTTCACAGGAAAGATAAATTTGTTGAAGACCGAATACGTCATGAGATGCAGAAATTTTCCAGGGGTCCTCCACAAG CTTATGGTAATAACGGAGCTAGAGGTCGGCCAAGTCGTTCAAATTCTCCAGCTTGTGCCCCTTACATGGGAAACTCATATAATTCATATGATGGTCATAATCAAAGcatgtctgcttatagaaatGATGGATGGAATTCTGATAAAAAAGGATCTGATATGCAATCTGGTCGTCAGTTTGATTACTCTGCCATCCCCCAGACATTGGAAGAATTAGAAATGGAGTACAAACGAGAGGCAATGGAACTTGGAAGAATTCGTgacaaggaagaagatgaagaaaattacAGACATCGTGAG GTATACTCGTGTCTAGTATATCTCCAGCTACCCTGA
- the LOC103444283 gene encoding uncharacterized protein isoform X1: METRPDPDIDDDFSELYKEYTGPPGSNATNTQDRAKPNKRSLAGSDEEEEARDPNAVPTDFTSREAKVWEAKSKATERNWKKRKEEEMICKICGEPGHFTQGCPSTLGASRKSQDFFERVPAREKHVRSLFTEKVINRIEMDIGCYIKMDEKFIIVGGKDRLVLRRGVDAVHKVIKEEGEQRDGSGSQVTRSRSPERSPVVARLQRSESQRSHSGPRNGSHFQQRFHRKDKFVEDRIRHEMQKFSRGPPQAYGNNGARGRPSRSNSPACAPYMGNSYNSYDGHNQSMSAYRNDGWNSDKKGSDMQSGRQFDYSAIPQTLEELEMEYKREAMELGRIRDKEEDEENYRHREAIREIRESHMKKLAPLRGMHAKQWEDFLQLDAQRRQQQANQQMSTWGFGGYKSHNYSEHDGTSANPQYAGESMAMDSRSRYPNPNPMETYPSRPRDNFGEFQRQRHEGYGRGYNRY, translated from the exons ATGGAAACGAGACCGGACCCAGATATCGATGATGACTTTAGCGAACTATACAAGGAGTACACTGGCCCTCCTGGTTCAAATGCCACAAACACACAAGATAGggcaaaaccaaacaaaaggtCTCTTGCCGGGTCTGATGAGGAAGAGGAAGCTCGTGACCCCAACGCTGTCCCAACCGATTTTACCAGCCGAGAAGCTAAGGTGTGGGAGGCCAAGTCAAAAGCTACTGAGAGGAattggaagaagaggaaggaagaggaaatgaTTTGCAAAATCTGCGGGGAACCAGGTCACTTTACTCAG GGTTGCCCATCTACCCTTGGTGCAAGTCGCAAGTCTCAAGATTTCTTTGAAAGGGTTCCTGCTAGAGAAAAGCATGTAAGGTCCCTTTTCACTGAGAAAGTGATAAACAGGATTGAAATGGATATTGGATGCTATATTAAGATGGATGAGAAATTTATCATTGTCGGTGGCAAGGATAGGTTAGTATTAAGAAGGGGTGTGGATGCTGTGCATAAAGTGATTAAAGAGGAAGGCGAACAAAGGGATGGTTCTGGTTCTCAAGTGACTAGATCAAGGTCACCTGAACGAAGCCCTGTTGTTGCACGGTTACAACGTTCTGAATCCCAGAGGTCTCATTCTGGTCCCCGGAACGGGTCGCATTTTCAACAAAGGTTTCACAGGAAAGATAAATTTGTTGAAGACCGAATACGTCATGAGATGCAGAAATTTTCCAGGGGTCCTCCACAAG CTTATGGTAATAACGGAGCTAGAGGTCGGCCAAGTCGTTCAAATTCTCCAGCTTGTGCCCCTTACATGGGAAACTCATATAATTCATATGATGGTCATAATCAAAGcatgtctgcttatagaaatGATGGATGGAATTCTGATAAAAAAGGATCTGATATGCAATCTGGTCGTCAGTTTGATTACTCTGCCATCCCCCAGACATTGGAAGAATTAGAAATGGAGTACAAACGAGAGGCAATGGAACTTGGAAGAATTCGTgacaaggaagaagatgaagaaaattacAGACATCGTGAG GCGATTAGGGAAATAAGAGAGAGCCACATGAAGAAACTGGCCCCCCTGAGGGGCATGCATGCAAAGCAGTGGGAGGACTTTCTTCAACTTGATGCCCAGAGGCGTCAACAACAGGCTAATCAGCAGATGTCGACTTGGGGTTTTGGTGGTTATAAATCACACAATTATTCTGAACACGACGGCACCTCGGCCAATCCTCAGTATGCTGGGGAAAGTATGGCCATGGATTCAAGGAGCAGGTACCCCAATCCCAACCCTATGGAAACATATCCTTCAAGGCCTCGTGACAATTTTGGTGAGTTTCAGCGTCAGAGGCACGAGGGTTATGGGAGAGGTTACAATCGATACTGA
- the LOC103444282 gene encoding uncharacterized protein: MASGEKEFEIDLESGGCTSKEDASLDVVSSNGQRIKFLGSVFGWFLHLNESITCTCGIVSSSSLEKSGEVSNVSVETLIERNSEGEESQGHMPREEKACENEQCKKKNSRNAPKPPRPPKRPSLDAADQKLVREITELAKRKRARIEQMKVAKKMKASKSSSLYSGISALIITLLFFVVIFQGISSRSVPTVSTQGSPEPAVATTQGFVSVEYQKSDIQRSTNQNFGEEISRSGG; encoded by the exons ATGGCTTCAGgggaaaaagagtttgaaatagACCTTGAAAGTGGAGGGTGTACTAGTAAAGAAGATGCGAGCTTAGATGTTGTTTCGAGCAACGGACAGAGAATTAAGTTCTTGGGTAGTGTTTTCGGTTGGTTTTTGCATTTGAATGAATCAATTACATGTACATGTGGCATTGTATCATCTAGCAGTCTGGAAAAATCTGGCGAGGTTTCGAATGTCAGTGTAGAGACACTAATAGAAAGGAATTCAGAAGGGGAAGAGAGTCAAGGACATATGCCCCGAGAGGAAAAGGCGTGTGAGAATGAGCAGTGTAAGAAGAAAAACTCTAGGAATGCTCCTAAGCCACCACGACCTCCTAAACGTCCATCACTGGATGCCGCTGACCAGAAGTTGGTTAGGGAGATCACTGAGCTGGCCAAGAGAAAGCGTGCAAGAATTGAACAAATGAAAGTAGCAAAGAAGATGAAAGCATCCAAGTCATCCTCTTTATACAGCGGCATATCTGCTCTGATCATCACACTACTCTTCTTCGTCGTAATCTTTCAAG GGATAAGCTCCAGAAGCGTTCCAACTGTGAGTACACAGGGGTCTCCTGAGCCAGCAGTCGCAACAACTCAAGGTTTTGTCTCAGTTGAATACCAAAAAAGCGACATACAACGTTCTACCAATCAAAA CTTTGGGGAAGAGATTTCCCGTTCAGGTGGATGA
- the LOC103444281 gene encoding aspartic proteinase nepenthesin-1 has product MGSLGSFSSVVLLTLGVLLVSFFVNPACSTSRRALRLRDHQAMQNGFKVTLKHIDSDKNLTKIERFQRRISRGRKRLQRLNAMVLAASPSDQDSGVTSPVHAGQGEFLMKLSIGNPADTFNAIMDTGSDLIWTQCKPCEDCYDQPTPIFDPTKSSTFSKLSCESELCEALPSQTCTNSSCEYYYAYGDSSSTNGILATETFTFGDVSVPKIGFGCGKDNEGGGFDQGSGLVGLGRGPLSLVSQLKEPKFSYCLTSIDDTEGSSTLLMGSLASLNNTKSGPANIITTPLIKNPNRDQSTFYYLTLEGITVGETRLHLKKDTFTLGDDGSGGLIIDSGTTLTYIEEDAFDALKKEFTSQIKLSEADATDTVGLDACYKLPKDVNSGKVEVPKLVFNFKGADLELPGENYILVDTDVGVLCLAMGSASSMSVFGNFQQQNMLVYHDLAEETLSFVPTKCDQL; this is encoded by the coding sequence ATGGGTTCACTTGGTTCATTTTCAAGTGTTGTTCTATTAACCCTAGGAGTGCTACTAGTTTCCTTCTTTGTTAACCCGGCATGTTCCACTTCAAGAAGAGCTCTCCGTCTTCGCGACCACCAGGCCATGCAAAACGGGTTCAAGGTGACTCTCAAACACATTGATTCTGATAAAAACTTGACCAAAATCGAGCGTTTCCAACGCAGAATCAGTCGTGGCCGAAAAAGGTTGCAAAGGCTCAACGCAATGGTCTTAGCCGCTTCACCATCAGATCAGGATTCCGGTGTTACGTCTCCTGTCCACGCCGGTCAAGGAGAGTTTTTAATGAAGTTGTCGATTGGTAATCCGGCAGATACCTTCAACGCCATTATGGACACCGGCAGCGATCTCATTTGGACTCAGTGCAAGCCGTGTGAGGACTGTTATGATCAACCAACCCCAATCTTCGACCCGACAAAGTCCTCAACATTCTCAAAGCTATCATGCGAAAGCGAGCTTTGTGAAGCACTACCATCCCAAACATGCACCAACAGTTCATGCGAGTACTACTACGCCTATGGGGATTCTTCCTCCACGAATGGGATTCTCGCAACCGAAACGTTCACATTCGGAGACGTTTCGGTTCCCAAAATAGGGTTTGGATGTGGCAAAGACAATGAAGGTGGTGGCTTTGATCAAGGCTCCGGACTTGTGGGGTTAGGCCGTGGACCGTTGTCCTTGGTTTCGCAGCTCAAGGAGCCCAAATTCTCGTATTGCTTGACTTCCATTGACGACACAGAAGGTAGTAGCACACTTTTGATGGGGTCTTTAGCAAGCTTGAACAACACTAAATCAGGTCCTGCAAATATCATAACTACCCCTTTGATCAAAAATCCAAATCGTGACCAATCAACTTTCTACTATCTCACCCTAGAAGGCATCACGGTGGGTGAAACTCGATTGCACCTTAAAAAAGACACTTTTACGCTCGGAGATGATGGGAGTGGTGGCCTAATCATAGACTCGGGGACAACTCTTACGTATATAGAAGAGGATGCTTTTGATGCACTCAAGAAAGAGTTCACTTCCCAGATTAAACTTTCGGAGGCGGATGCGACAGACACGGTGGGGCTTGACGCGTGCTACAAGCTGCCGAAAGACGTTAACTCTGGAAAGGTAGAGGTGCCAAAGTTGGTGTTTAATTTCAAGGGTGCGGATTTGGAATTACCAGGTGAAAACTATATTCTGGTGGATACGGATGTTGGGGTGCTTTGCTTGGCCATGGGGTCTGCGAGCTCGATGTCTGTTTTTGGAAATTTTCAGCAACAGAATATGTTGGTTTACCATGATCTTGCCGAGGAAACACTCTCGTTTGTTCCTACGAAATGTGACCAGTTGTGA